The following are encoded together in the Pseudomonas xantholysinigenes genome:
- a CDS encoding CsgG/HfaB family protein codes for MKRLLSTLLILAALQGCGLREPMPAEQDSETPTLTPRASTYYDLINMPRPRGRLMAVVYGFRDQTGQYKPTPASSFSTSVTQGAASMLMDALNASGWFVVLEREGLQNLLTERKIIRASQKKPDVAENIQAELPPLQAANLMLEGGIIAYDTNVRSGGEGARYLGIDLSREYRVDQVTVNLRAVDVRTGQVLANVMTSKTIYSVGRSAGVFKFIEFKKLLEAEVGYTTNEPAQLCVLSAIEAAVGHLLAQGIERRLWQVAGEGAGDKAVLDKYLSQYQQP; via the coding sequence ATGAAACGCCTGCTGAGCACACTGCTGATCCTCGCCGCCCTGCAAGGCTGTGGCCTGCGCGAGCCGATGCCCGCCGAACAGGACTCGGAAACCCCGACCCTGACACCCCGGGCCTCGACCTACTACGACCTGATCAACATGCCCAGGCCCCGCGGTCGGCTGATGGCGGTGGTGTATGGCTTCCGCGACCAGACCGGGCAGTACAAGCCGACCCCGGCCAGCTCGTTCTCCACCAGCGTCACCCAGGGCGCGGCGAGCATGCTGATGGACGCGCTCAATGCCAGTGGCTGGTTCGTGGTGCTGGAGCGCGAAGGCCTGCAGAACCTGTTGACCGAGCGCAAGATCATCCGCGCCTCGCAGAAGAAGCCCGACGTGGCCGAGAACATCCAGGCTGAACTGCCGCCGTTGCAGGCCGCCAACCTGATGCTCGAAGGCGGCATCATCGCCTACGACACCAACGTGCGCAGCGGCGGCGAGGGCGCGCGCTACCTGGGTATCGACCTGTCTCGCGAGTATCGGGTCGACCAGGTGACGGTCAACCTGCGGGCGGTGGACGTGCGCACCGGGCAGGTGCTGGCCAACGTGATGACCAGCAAGACCATCTACTCGGTGGGGCGCAGTGCCGGGGTGTTCAAGTTCATCGAGTTCAAGAAGCTGCTTGAGGCCGAAGTCGGCTACACCACCAACGAGCCGGCGCAGTTGTGCGTGTTGTCGGCGATTGAGGCAGCGGTGGGGCATCTGCTGGCCCAGGGCATCGAACGGCGCCTGTGGCAAGTCGCCGGCGAGGGCGCGGGGGACAAGGCGGTGCTGGACAAGTATCTGAGCCAGTACCAGCAGCCTTAG
- the mqo gene encoding malate dehydrogenase (quinone) has translation MNITNKGKWALAGLALAVGLHAQAADNKRVDVLLVGGGIMSSTLAVWLNELEPGWSMQMVERLDKVAEESSNGWNNAGTGHSALAELNYTPEKDGKIDISKAVEINESFQITRQFLAWQVKQGVLNNPRSFINTTPHMSFVWGDDNISFLKRRYQALQASPLFKPMQYSEDPAQIAKWVPLMMQGRDPKQKLAVTWTPIGTDVNFGEITRQYVGYLQTRPNFDLKLSSEVQDITRNDDGSWHVEYKNLKDGSTATTDAKFLFIGAGGAALPLLQKSGIDEAKDYAGFPVGGSFLVTDNPAIAQRHMAKAYGIAATGAPPMSVPHLDTRVLDGKRMILFGPFATFSTKFLKEGSLFDLFASMSVHNSWPMVRVGLREFDLVQYLIGQVLQSDDDRFAALQTYFPEAKKEDWRLWQAGQRVQIIKKDDNLGGVLKLGTEIVTAKDGSIAGLLGASPGASTAPPIMLDLLNKVFKDKVATPEWQAKIRQIIPSYGIRLNEHPDKVQAEWDYTNEVLQLAPASAVAAP, from the coding sequence ATGAACATCACCAACAAAGGCAAATGGGCCCTGGCCGGCCTGGCCCTGGCCGTGGGGTTGCACGCCCAGGCCGCGGATAACAAGCGGGTGGACGTGCTGCTGGTGGGCGGCGGCATCATGAGTTCCACCCTGGCGGTGTGGCTCAACGAACTGGAACCAGGCTGGTCGATGCAGATGGTCGAGCGCCTGGACAAGGTCGCCGAGGAAAGCTCCAACGGCTGGAATAACGCAGGCACCGGCCACTCGGCGCTGGCCGAGCTCAACTACACGCCGGAAAAGGACGGCAAGATCGACATCAGCAAGGCGGTGGAGATCAACGAGTCGTTCCAGATCACCCGGCAGTTCCTGGCCTGGCAGGTCAAGCAGGGCGTGCTGAACAACCCGCGCTCGTTCATCAACACCACGCCGCACATGAGCTTCGTCTGGGGCGACGACAACATCAGCTTCCTCAAGCGCCGCTACCAGGCGTTGCAGGCCAGTCCGCTGTTCAAGCCGATGCAGTACTCCGAAGACCCGGCACAGATCGCCAAATGGGTGCCGCTGATGATGCAGGGGCGCGACCCCAAGCAGAAGCTCGCGGTCACCTGGACGCCCATCGGCACCGACGTCAACTTCGGCGAGATCACCCGCCAGTACGTGGGCTACCTGCAGACCCGGCCGAACTTCGACCTCAAGCTTTCCAGCGAGGTACAGGACATCACCCGCAACGACGACGGCAGCTGGCACGTCGAGTACAAGAACCTCAAGGACGGCAGCACCGCGACCACCGATGCCAAGTTCCTGTTCATCGGCGCCGGCGGCGCGGCGCTGCCCTTGCTGCAAAAATCCGGCATCGACGAGGCCAAGGACTACGCGGGCTTCCCGGTGGGGGGCTCGTTCCTGGTCACCGACAACCCGGCCATCGCCCAGCGGCACATGGCCAAGGCCTACGGCATCGCCGCCACCGGCGCGCCACCAATGTCGGTGCCGCACCTGGACACCCGGGTGCTCGACGGCAAGCGCATGATCCTGTTCGGGCCGTTCGCCACCTTTTCCACCAAGTTCCTCAAGGAAGGTTCTTTGTTCGACCTGTTCGCCAGCATGTCGGTGCACAACAGCTGGCCAATGGTGCGGGTCGGGCTGCGCGAGTTCGACCTGGTGCAGTACCTGATCGGCCAGGTATTGCAGTCCGATGACGACCGCTTCGCCGCCCTGCAGACTTACTTCCCCGAGGCGAAGAAGGAAGACTGGCGCCTGTGGCAGGCCGGCCAGCGGGTGCAGATCATCAAGAAGGACGACAACCTCGGCGGGGTGCTGAAACTCGGTACCGAAATCGTCACCGCCAAGGACGGCAGCATCGCCGGCCTGCTCGGCGCCTCGCCGGGCGCCTCGACCGCGCCGCCGATCATGCTCGACCTGCTGAACAAGGTGTTCAAGGACAAGGTGGCCACGCCTGAGTGGCAGGCGAAGATCCGGCAGATCATCCCGTCCTACGGTATTCGCCTGAACGAGCACCCGGACAAGGTGCAGGCAGAGTGGGACTACACCAACGAAGTGCTGCAGCTGGCGCCAGCCAGCGCGGTGGCCGCACCCTG